TATGAAAAATAGTTAATCATAACATGTAATatacttataatatttttttaaaatactttaattaTCGGAGGAAGTATctaaaatttagtaattttgGAGTATTCAAATTTCGATGAGAtcttagtattttttttttatttgaatgtcGTACAATATATGAAGAGAAGAGGACACAGGATAAAGATAAGACAATaacattcaaataaaataaaataaaaagggaCTTGTCAACCCAGACTTGCTCATCCTTGCAGAGTTACGGTTTATACATTCTTCAGGTATAATTCATCCATAAATTGTCTCCTTAAAAGAAAAGGATAAATAGACACACAAAATAAACAACCATTTAGTTTTCTTCTACAACACTGATTTTGAATCTCTGATATGTTTCTTCTCTAAAATCTCCCTCAATTTCTTCGTTCCACTTGGATTGAGACTAGAACTCTGCAACAAACAAACAATGTAACTATCAGGTTGTATTTTAGCTTTGTGATCTTTCAAAACttgtgaataaaaaaaacaaagtccTCATCTATACCAACAACACAAACAGCCCTGCTAAGGAAAAAAACTCACAGTTTCTTTGGCAAAGCTAATTCTCCGGGTCAGGTTGGTCAGGTCCCTGTTGCTGCCACATGGGCTGACCAATATACGGGTTAGGTGGGTATGCACCACCGGGGTTGCCCATAACCATTCCCGGGTTCCCTATCGGTCCAGTTCCTGGAGGCAAGTATCCATAAGGGTAGCCAGCAGCAGCAGCCTCAGGGACAGTCCCCCTTCCCAAGACCTCATCCCTGAGATCCTCTCGAGGAACAATGTCCACAAGGAAATCAAAAATATCGGTTCTAGTCACAGCAGCTGCTATATCATTCTTCTGCAGCGTCCTCCTCTTGTTCTCCTCGGTGTGGTTCCACGACCTCAGCGTCAGCTCCAAGATGAACATCTCGCAGGCTCTAGCAAACACAACGGGAGCCTCGGCAGAGATCATGCGGACGTCCTCGTCCGCTTTCATGATCTTCTTGATCCTCGCAAGGGGAAGGCTGTGGTTCTTGAAATCGGTTGTTTTCTCAATCTCTTTGAATTGGTTCTCCCAGAAGACTTGAAGCTGCTGAGTTAgctgttgttgctgctgctgttgaTGGATCTGGTGGAAGGCTAGCTGACCTTGTGGTGCTGCTGGCCCCGAGCTTCCGGCTACATTGGTGGTCATGGGATTGCTTTGGTATGGGTTTGCGCCGTAGTTCATGGCTCCGGACTGTCCATGCTCTTGTTGATCCATTctctataaatattataaagacAAAAACTCcggattttaaaaatgtttttttaatcaaacaTCTGACcataattttaaagaaaaaaggaaagCTTAAGGAGATAAGGTTGCAAACATATATAGAAAACAAGATCTAGAACAGCAGTAAGTATGAATAGTGAGCTTTTGTATATAGATAAAAAGAACGTGCATCAAAATCTACTTGTTATATAACCCATAAATTTTAGTTCCTTCAAAACAGTCAAACAGAGCAAAAGATATTCTAAGTAGCCTAATTCTAAGCCCTAACCAATTAGAAGTTTTTCCAATAACACACCAtgtctatattattttttatcaagtGCATGaatttcacaaaaatatatacaagaaCAGGTCAGAACAAATAAGCTAACATAGGAAAAGTAAGCAGATAGTATCGGGAAAGGAGAGTGAGACCTCTGATGAGTAGGGTTTGCGAGGAGAATCTGAAGTTGAAGAAGAGTTGGATTGTGGGGAAGACACTAGGAACCTCTTTGAGTTTTAAGATCTGGTAACTCCTTTTTCGACTTTAACAATGAAGAAGGAAATAGAAGACAACAACAACGGGTGTAATAAGTGTGGAAAGCTTTAAAAGGTGGATGTCGTGTCAAGCGCTAGGCTTTTGTCAAGATTCTTGTGCTCTTGTCAGATGATGTTTCGTCTTTACTTTCTTTTAcggatataaaattataaattaacttaattccaaaaaaaaaaaaaactaagtatTATTTTTTCCACTCAAAATTAGTAGTTACTCACTTTGTAATAAAgaaattcttttttcttt
The Raphanus sativus cultivar WK10039 chromosome 1, ASM80110v3, whole genome shotgun sequence DNA segment above includes these coding regions:
- the LOC108832755 gene encoding nuclear transcription factor Y subunit C-9-like; translation: MDQQEHGQSGAMNYGANPYQSNPMTTNVAGSSGPAAPQGQLAFHQIHQQQQQQQLTQQLQVFWENQFKEIEKTTDFKNHSLPLARIKKIMKADEDVRMISAEAPVVFARACEMFILELTLRSWNHTEENKRRTLQKNDIAAAVTRTDIFDFLVDIVPREDLRDEVLGRGTVPEAAAAGYPYGYLPPGTGPIGNPGMVMGNPGGAYPPNPYIGQPMWQQQGPDQPDPEN